AAGTAAAATACAATGAAAGTAAGTTTACTCCCCCAATTTTTTAATCCTATCCTCTGTAGGTAAATCTTCTGGCTTTAGTCCTTTACTCAATAGTGTTTCTCTGATAGATGAGTGATTATCTTTATTTAATTGCCCAACTTCATCAAGAGCATGATTTTCTTTGTCTAATTGGCTATTTGTTATTTCTGTTGCAAAGTCTCTTCCCTTAATTAAAAGTGTAGGAAGTTCTGCATCTGCTACTGGTTCACCATTAAATAACACCCGTCTTCCTGCTAAATCTATTTGAAGGTAATCATCATAAGTGCCACCTATACCTTCGATGTTTGATCTTAATTTATCCTTAGTGTTTTCTAATTTTAGGAAGGCCTCAAATCTTTTATTTTGTTTGAGTTCTGTTAGAGTTTTTTCGCATCTAATAAAATACTCTCTAATTTCCTCTCCCTTTTTTGATCTGGTAAGCATTGCTAACTTCTTAGCAAAGTCTAATGTAATAGCAAAATCCATTGTTTTATTACCGTTCACCATGATGGTGAACCCCTCCCAATCTTCATTTTCGATAGCATAAGGATTCTGTGTTATATTTTTTGTATACCATCTTTTCCAGTGCGCTTTATTAAGTTCTAAATATTGGTATAACTCTCTAGCAGAGACTGTAGCACCATTATATATTTTTATAAGTTCCATATCTATTTCAATAAATAATCAAATCAAATATAGATGTTAATTTTGATATATCATATACTTAGTATATTATGTATAGTGTATACATTGTAAATTACTGATAATAAATAAATTATGTATCATAATTGTTTTTCTTAATTAGTATGTATAATATTATACCGTATACATTAAAAACATGACCAAAATAATATCATTTGCAACCCAAAAGGGTGGAAGCGGAAAGAGCACATTATCAGTGCTAACAAGTACAGCAATTGCCAATAGATATGGTAAAAAAGTACTTTTGATAGATGGAGATCCTCAGCAAAGTGTAATAGATATTTACAACCGCAATAAGGAAAATACACGATATGATGTATTGT
The sequence above is a segment of the Chondrinema litorale genome. Coding sequences within it:
- a CDS encoding antA/AntB antirepressor family protein, with protein sequence MELIKIYNGATVSARELYQYLELNKAHWKRWYTKNITQNPYAIENEDWEGFTIMVNGNKTMDFAITLDFAKKLAMLTRSKKGEEIREYFIRCEKTLTELKQNKRFEAFLKLENTKDKLRSNIEGIGGTYDDYLQIDLAGRRVLFNGEPVADAELPTLLIKGRDFATEITNSQLDKENHALDEVGQLNKDNHSSIRETLLSKGLKPEDLPTEDRIKKLGE